From Microtus ochrogaster isolate Prairie Vole_2 unplaced genomic scaffold, MicOch1.0 UNK1, whole genome shotgun sequence:
GTTTGGTATGGAGGCTGGCCCCGCCTGGGGTTCATGGAGGTGGACTATAGAGTTGAGCTTGTGCACAGGGCGGTGATAAACACAAGGGAAACACCTTCAGGAGACGTATTTGGGCTCAAGATGCCAAAAGCCTTATACCAATGAAAACTTTCAAAATGGAACTAGCTATCCTAGATTGGTAGAGCAGACTCTCCTGAAAACAGCGAAACAGTGGCCAAGATCACTATAGCAGGGACTCCTGCATTGAAAGGGAGTCTCATTGCTCTCCCCAGCTAAGTGGCTGTGGCCACTATCACACCTCTGTTTAGCCCCTTAACTTACCAGTCAGAAGATACTGCTTCTGGCTGTTGGTTTCTAGTTTCACGCCACAGAGAGAGGAGTCAAATGGTGTGTAGACATACTGAACGTCCTTGGCCTTTTCGAACCCTTTAAACATCTGGAAGGCAGTTACAGAAGAGCAGCTCCGGGTCAGGGCAGGGCCACAGGCTAAAAGATGCTCATCTCTTTTCAAACGTCAAGCCAAAGTCTAATTCAGGTTTACTGCACAGAGAACCttgctggtttttatttatttatttttaaataaatctaaaccCTGACTTCTTCCAGGGAGATGGGGAGGTAGGTCCCACAGACAAAGAGTTGTAGGACAGGATAGACAGCGAGTCCTCACCCTGAACAGTCACGGCTCCCATGGGTCCTGCCCGTACCAGCTCATATGGTTCCACTTCAGCATGGGCCTAAGGAGTCCTGAGTCCTCTGCCTGAGTCCACTAGGTTCATCCTCCATAGCACAAAACCCCATCCCTCCATCAGCCCATTATGACTCAGCCCTTGTCCTGCTCCATGTACCTTTATCTGTTTGATTTCATACCGGATCATTTTTTGAGTGTCAGCAGGGTCTTCACTGGCAGGTACTACCTTCTCACTAGAGATTTTTGCCCGGATTACtgcacagaaagaaagggaaacttCAGCACTGTGGGAGTATGTGGTATGAGATAGGGATGGCCTGGGGTCTTCTGAGTATTCAGCAATTGGTTCAAGTGTTTTTGGATTCTCAGCAGTACACTACATATGAGAGAAGGAACTTGGAGTTTACTCTGTAGTGGTTGCCAGCTTCAAATCCTTCAGGGCTGTTAGGTCCTTCAACTGTGTTCTTTCTGCCCTTTAACCTGTTGGTGTCTAGAGCTTGAATTCTCTATAGCCCTGGGGATGGTGAGTGGGGGATAGGAACCCCTTCAAGGCAATTGGAATGGGGCTCATCTATTGATAGATCTTAGAATCTTTTAACTCACCTTCAAGTGAGAACAAAAATGTTTATCAGATTTGTAAATGTACCCATTCTCCATTGAAGTAGCTCATTTCTTACTATCTAATCAAAACCtggtttgctttttgattttgggtgtttgtttgtatttgttttttttttttccggtatTGAAGACTGACCTTATAAGCCTCACGTGTGAGAGACAAAATTCTTTGTCACTGAACTACAGCCCCAGTcctagaaattttatttaaaagaattcttcctctctgcctgacCTTGCACTAGGCACAAGGCTCATCGACAGAGTTCTCATCCTGCAGAAGTCTAGATCTAGCGGAGAACACCTTAGACAAAACAGCAGCACCCACCACAAAGTGCGCAGCAAGGAATCAAAAAGCCTGCAGAAAACAAAGGGTGAATAGTAGTTTGCCAGTAGTTAGAGGTGTGGAAGTAGGATATCCAGGTAGTgggagagaaaggacaaaagGCATGTGGATGTCCTGTGGTGGCACTGTGGCAACTTCAACTGCAGGCAAGGAGGCAGGTGTTCCATTGCAAACGCCCCTCCCCTCAGGAGTTCTGAAAATTAAGGGATGGCTCCAGTGACAGCTGGGTCCCATCAAGCTGAGCTGATGGGAACTACTCTGGAGACCTGTGATcggatatttatttattccccTGCAAATCAGGCTTTGTACTTCCAAGGTCTATAAAGCAACAGCCATTTCTGATTTATCAGCTGCAGCAGGAGGCACCCATACAGGATCTTAGCTCCACCCCTTCCTTCAGATTCCAAGTCTACAGCTCTGCCCACCATCAGTTTTCCCACAGGCATCCCCTGGTATGGTCCTCAAAGGCCATGGACTCACCTAGAGCCGAGTGGCAGACGTGCTGCTGGGGGTGCGCAGGCGCGCAGCTGCACGCCTCACCCAGCCCCGGGGGCCACAGCAATGCCAGCAGCCGCAGCACCAGCGCCCAGCTCAGCGCAGCCAGGGGGCTCCAGGGCATGACACTGCAGAGCCCCAGCTGAGCTCCTGGGGTCTGCCTGCCGCAACAAACAGCCCCTCCAGGACTCCTCCAGAAAGCCTCTTGCAGTCACAGTCTTTATGAGGTGGCTTTAGGGCCAATCCCGCCCCCCCCAAGGGCTCCTCCCACCTTTGGCAGCAGGCCACTCACAGCCACCGGACCCAAAGTCCTCCTGACTAGACCAACAGACCCAGTAATGCAGAGGAAAGCCCGCAGATTCCAAAAGAGGCAGCAGCCTGGATGTAGAGGGAAGACAGGGTGTTGGGgggaaaagcaagaaaagcaaagactagcgcagagacaggaaggtggaAAGATGAGGGACAGAGGCTCCGGCAATAGGAGCAagtgaggggaggcagagacacagagacacaggccaagtcagaggcagacagaattaCAACAGGCAAAAGAGACAGTGACAGAGGAGGACGGACCCCTCGCTGAGCGGCATACTGGGAATGAGACAAGCTACTCAGGGCTCCTTTCAGCCGCAGGAAGTGTTTTCAATGCCCTATTTAtgaggctccaaagcaacagcaAACAGTCAGGGAACAGGACAGAGAaagttggggtgtgtgtgtgtgtgtgtcttggcgCTGtcagctggggggtggggaagggtgtCAGAGAAAGTAGCCAGTGCTTTAAAACTCTTTTCACAGCAGAGTCTTAGACTGCAGAGTTCAGAGTTGAGGGCAGTTCTTTCCATAGACCTTAAAACGCAGTGTGTCCTGCCCAGCAGGTCAGGGCAAACTCTGGACCTCAAAGCCCCTACTGCACATCATTGTCCCCTGGAGACCGCCATGTTGCAGAAGGCGGAGCCGCTTAGCAAACAAGACAGGCACTCCGGTCATTGTGACCCAAGCCTTGTCCACTGTTTGTCAGCAAAGTGCTCCAAGAATCTGAATGAAAAGAAACTCGTGGAATGACTGCCTCAGCGGGAGCTGGGGGCCGAGTCCTGATTCCGACTGCCACTGGATCGTTTTGTGATCTTTGCCTCTCTGGGCCCCAACTGTTTTCTCCACGAAACAGGACTGGACTACACGATTCCCCCCTCTCCTTGTTTTGCAGTCCACAGCGCCAAACTCACATTCATGATCACGCTCCACTCCATGAGACTCGAGTTTTCATTATAGACTTGACTTTTCCCTGCTGCCGATAGCTGTCTCCTTTAGAAGAGTCCAGTTAGATGGCAGTGGTGATGTTTGAAAAGGGGAATTGGGAGAGAACGAGTCAGATAGAGGCAGGTGGTAGGACCGGACTGGTGTCTAGCGTGGTTCTTCACACAATGCTCAGACCAAGATAGAGTTGTCACTTGGAGGGGTCTTAAAAGCATCATCCCAATCTTGTCACTTGACAGAGGACCAGTGCTCTGAGGTTGCTGACAGGTGAGTGGTGGAGAGAACTAGAATCTTCACCTGCCAGTGTGCTGTCTGCTGCTCCCCCGCTCTAGCTGTTCCCCCGCTCTAGCTGCTCCCCCACTCTAGCTGCCAATGCGCAGTCTGCTGCTCCCCCGTTCTAGCTGCTCCCCTGCTCCAGCTACCAGTGCACTGGCTGCTGCTACCCTGCTCTGGCTGCTCCCCCACTCTAGCTGCCAGTGTGCTGTCTGCTGCTCCCCCGCTCTAGCTGCTCCCCCGCTCTAGCTGCTCCCCTGCTTTAGCTACCAGTGCACTGGCTGCTGCTCCCCTGCTCCAGCTGCTCCCCCACTCTAGTTGCCAGCATCCTGGCTGCTGTTCCCCTGCTCCACCGTGTTAct
This genomic window contains:
- the Timp4 gene encoding metalloproteinase inhibitor 4 isoform X1; the protein is MPWSPLAALSWALVLRLLALLWPPGLGEACSCAPAHPQQHVCHSALVIRAKISSEKVVPASEDPADTQKMIRYEIKQIKMFKGFEKAKDVQYVYTPFDSSLCGVKLETNSQKQYLLTGQILSDGKVFIHLCNYIEPWEDLSLVQRESLNHHYHQNCGCQITTCYAVPCTISAPNECLWTDWLLERKLYGYQAQHYVCMKHVDGICSWYRGHLHLRKEYVDIIQP
- the Timp4 gene encoding metalloproteinase inhibitor 4 isoform X2, translated to MPWSPLAALSWALVLRLLALLWPPGLGEACSCAPAHPQQHVCHSALVIRAKISSEKVVPASEDPADTQKMIRYEIKQIKMFKGFEKAKDVQYVYTPFDSSLCGVKLETNSQKQYLLTGQILSDGKVFIHLCNYIEPWEDLSLVQRESLNHHYHQNCGCQCPVPSQPPMSVSGQTGCWNGSSMGTRPSTMSA